In Bacteroidota bacterium, a single genomic region encodes these proteins:
- a CDS encoding inorganic phosphate transporter, with translation MNLLIIVIILALVFDFINGFHDAANSIATVVSTKVLSPLTAVIWAAAFNLVAYWIFELKVADTVSKTVKPEFVTLIVVCAGLVASIIWNLLTWWWGIPSSSSHTLIGGFAGAGIANAGGFSAIHWGKVMPVIYFIVLAPVIGMLITIIINIITINICKRMRPSKVDTVFRRLQLVSSAAYSLGHGGNDAQKVIGIIAAALLSNGMISDIKHIPGWVPIACYSAIALGTMFGGWRIVKTMGQKITKLTPFEGFSAETGGAITLLITQYFKIPVSTTHTITGSIVGAGVAKRTSAIKWGVTINLVWAWVLTIPVSAALAAIIFYIMNGLM, from the coding sequence ATGAACCTTCTTATAATCGTAATCATTCTCGCGCTCGTTTTCGATTTCATCAACGGGTTTCACGATGCCGCTAACTCAATTGCTACAGTGGTATCTACAAAAGTGCTTTCTCCCCTTACCGCTGTAATATGGGCTGCAGCATTTAATCTGGTTGCTTACTGGATATTTGAATTAAAGGTCGCGGATACGGTTTCAAAAACAGTGAAACCCGAATTCGTAACATTAATTGTTGTTTGTGCCGGTCTTGTTGCTTCGATCATCTGGAACCTGCTTACCTGGTGGTGGGGGATACCTTCCAGCTCATCGCATACACTCATCGGAGGGTTTGCCGGTGCGGGAATTGCAAATGCGGGCGGCTTTAGTGCAATTCATTGGGGAAAGGTTATGCCGGTAATATACTTTATTGTTTTAGCACCGGTAATAGGAATGTTGATCACAATTATAATTAATATAATTACTATAAATATTTGCAAGCGGATGAGACCATCCAAAGTAGATACGGTATTCAGGAGGCTCCAGCTTGTGTCATCCGCTGCTTATAGCCTTGGCCATGGAGGTAACGACGCGCAAAAAGTGATCGGGATCATCGCTGCCGCGTTGCTTTCAAACGGAATGATAAGCGATATTAAACATATACCGGGATGGGTGCCGATAGCCTGTTACAGCGCAATAGCTTTGGGTACTATGTTTGGCGGCTGGAGGATTGTTAAAACAATGGGACAAAAAATAACAAAACTTACCCCATTTGAAGGTTTCAGTGCTGAAACGGGAGGAGCAATTACCTTGTTAATTACTCAGTATTTTAAAATACCTGTTAGTACAACACATACTATTACCGGCTCAATCGTAGGGGCCGGGGTTGCTAAACGTACATCTGCCATTAAATGGGGAGTGACAATTAACCTTGTCTGGGCATGGGTGCTTACAATTCCCGTTTCGGCTGCACTTGCTGCGATTATTTTTTATATAATGAATGGATTGATGTAA
- a CDS encoding DUF47 domain-containing protein, with product MSFSNVLQLFVPKDKTFFPLFEKATQNLVVISNTLVQMVNSVDANQRRTLIKEIERMEHVGDNVTHEIFNELSANFITPFDREDIHELVSSIDDIADFIHGSAKRIELYKIETMSPAIIKLAELIETSSRELHTAVSELGNKKNIHKIKEACVRINSIENHADDVFNTAIASLFENEKDAIAIIKIKEVLAALETATDKCEDAANVLESIIVKNA from the coding sequence ATGAGCTTCAGCAATGTGTTACAGCTTTTTGTTCCTAAGGACAAAACGTTTTTCCCGCTTTTTGAAAAAGCTACCCAAAACCTGGTTGTTATTTCCAATACACTGGTTCAAATGGTCAATTCCGTTGATGCAAATCAACGGCGTACGTTAATAAAAGAAATTGAACGTATGGAGCATGTGGGTGATAATGTCACACACGAAATATTCAATGAGCTCAGTGCCAATTTCATTACGCCGTTTGATAGGGAAGACATTCACGAACTTGTAAGTTCCATCGATGACATAGCCGATTTTATTCATGGATCCGCCAAGCGCATTGAGTTATACAAAATTGAAACGATGTCGCCGGCGATCATTAAGCTGGCCGAATTAATTGAAACATCTTCCAGGGAACTGCATACCGCTGTTTCGGAACTGGGGAATAAAAAAAATATTCACAAAATAAAAGAAGCATGTGTCCGCATTAACAGTATCGAAAATCACGCGGATGATGTGTTTAATACTGCTATTGCCAGTTTATTTGAGAATGAGAAAGACGCAATTGCTATTATTAAAATAAAAGAAGTATTGGCTGCACTTGAAACTGCGACGGACAAATGCGAAGACGCAGCGAATGTGTTAGAATCAATTATTGTTAAAAACGCATAA
- a CDS encoding SulP family inorganic anion transporter — protein sequence MDTENKKIKGLSFKYLKNDLPAGLVVFLVALPLCLGIALASGAPLFSGIIAGMVGGIVVAFASGSSLSVSGPAAGLTVIVLNAITQLGSYEVFLSAVVLAGLIQIILGFLKAGIIGYYFPSSVIKGMLAAIGIILILKQFPHAIGYDKNNEGDFDFIQTDGQNTFSEIFNAINYIHPGAIIIAAISLFILIIWERPFLKKFAFFKIVPGALLVVVIGIVINELFKINNSALQLSGDKLVQLPVATSATGFINQFTLPDFSAFKNYNVYVVAVTIAIIASLESLLSIEAADKLDPYKRVTPTSRELKAQGLGNFISGLIGGLPLTAVIVRSSANINAGGKTKLSAIIHGLLLLLSVIGLASVLNKIPLACLAALLLVVGYKLAKVSLFQSMYRLGWNQFLPFIITVVAIQFSDLLKGIGIGMVVSVFFILRSNYKRAYFYHKEKQGEEERIRIELAEDVTFLNKGSIALTLDQLPDNSNVVIDGTRSHNIDLDVLEIIHNFKSNVELKNIKLELKNIPDFNGVAGH from the coding sequence ATGGATACTGAAAACAAAAAAATAAAAGGTCTGTCTTTTAAATACCTTAAAAATGATCTGCCGGCCGGCCTGGTGGTATTTCTCGTAGCATTACCACTTTGTTTAGGCATTGCACTGGCATCAGGCGCTCCTTTATTTTCAGGGATCATTGCAGGAATGGTCGGCGGCATTGTTGTAGCGTTTGCGAGCGGTTCATCCCTGAGTGTCAGTGGCCCTGCTGCCGGACTTACAGTAATTGTACTGAATGCTATCACTCAGCTGGGAAGTTACGAGGTCTTTTTATCCGCCGTTGTTTTGGCAGGATTGATCCAGATAATACTGGGCTTTTTAAAGGCCGGAATTATCGGGTACTACTTCCCTTCAAGTGTTATTAAAGGAATGTTGGCCGCTATCGGTATTATTTTAATACTAAAACAATTCCCTCATGCAATAGGATACGACAAAAATAACGAAGGAGATTTTGATTTTATTCAAACTGACGGACAAAATACATTTTCGGAAATTTTCAACGCCATCAATTATATTCATCCCGGCGCGATAATCATCGCCGCGATTTCACTTTTTATCCTGATAATTTGGGAGCGACCCTTTTTGAAAAAATTCGCCTTTTTTAAAATTGTCCCAGGTGCATTATTAGTGGTCGTAATCGGCATTGTTATTAATGAATTATTTAAAATAAACAATTCTGCGCTTCAGTTATCCGGCGATAAACTGGTACAATTGCCCGTAGCAACTTCCGCAACAGGATTCATAAATCAATTTACACTACCTGATTTTTCAGCGTTTAAGAATTACAATGTATATGTAGTGGCTGTTACTATAGCGATCATCGCCAGCCTGGAATCACTCCTCAGCATTGAGGCTGCTGACAAGCTGGATCCGTATAAGCGGGTTACCCCGACCAGTCGTGAATTAAAAGCGCAGGGGCTGGGTAATTTTATTTCGGGATTAATAGGAGGTTTGCCTTTAACAGCAGTTATTGTCCGCAGCTCTGCGAATATCAATGCGGGAGGTAAAACCAAATTATCTGCCATAATTCACGGTCTGCTTTTATTACTTAGCGTGATCGGCCTTGCTTCAGTTCTTAACAAAATACCACTTGCCTGTTTGGCGGCGTTGTTGCTGGTTGTTGGCTATAAACTCGCTAAGGTTTCACTGTTTCAATCCATGTACAGGCTAGGCTGGAACCAATTTTTGCCATTTATTATTACAGTTGTTGCCATTCAGTTTTCTGACCTGTTAAAAGGAATAGGAATTGGCATGGTTGTTTCTGTTTTCTTCATTCTGCGCAGTAATTATAAGCGGGCCTATTTCTATCATAAGGAGAAACAAGGTGAAGAAGAAAGGATCAGGATCGAACTGGCTGAGGATGTTACATTCCTCAACAAAGGCAGCATTGCGCTTACACTTGATCAATTACCCGATAATTCTAATGTAGTGATTGACGGCACAAGATCGCACAATATTGATCTCGACGTACTTGAGATCATTCACAATTTTAAAAGCAATGTGGAATTAAAAAACATAAAACTGGAGTTGAAAAATATTCCCGACTTCAACGGGGTTGCAGGACATTAA
- a CDS encoding DUF2309 domain-containing protein produces MSVPQGHTTNSTFKNIRDCSFDENHTLHELKHYLPSQTPLKDFIHHNSLHAFQNLKFYEAIFKSSGIFGYQVTLQLSEYRELYKTGRIKNDILERIITQQKGPENAEKWKQNLISKEYNTCNSPKIGSLRSNWKSQYKIDLDSFVQPLLFRILCSYLDQGISIWNFPSDNKGFLSSIKELEKNSFASFFKTKRAKDLLLSEDHSVKSLLKIIVGNESFYEQYLFDQQFSHHGWSGIVSAIEDLPHSLLDRKNITLYDLIVFELLLEIDALDSQLGKNWEPICNNLQNEPAELFAETPLTELNEVFILWQDAFEWSYYDEVLAGILSEKKRTPTAPANKSFQAMFCIDERECSLRRHIENIDPACETYGTPGFFGVEFYFQPENGKFYDKLCPAPVTPKYLVKEYEVKEKRKHELLYTNKTHTLLTGFVIAICLGIWAGVQLFLNIFRPKMSPAISNAFTHMHKNSKLIIENKNTGDRENDLQVGFTVEEMAARVEGLLRGIGLIKDFAPIIYAVAHGSSSANNPHHGAHDCGACSGRPGSVNAKVFSFMANHPEVRELLRKRGIDIPGETQFVGSLHDTAGDEMEFYDEQVLNDTNAKNHKKNKLAFERALDLNAKERSRRFASINTKNKLQVVRKAIKDRSVSLFEPRPELGHGTNSLCIVGSRNITKNLFLDRRAFLNSYDYKTDPEGKILSGVMKPLGPVCGGINLEYYFSRVDNHKVGAGTKLPHNVMGLIGVANSSDGDLRAGLPLQMIEVHDPVRLLIIVEHFPAVVLKTIQAVPEMYEWFINDWVHLIVIDPETNKFNYFKNGVFTEYIPLTKETGVVKEMNTLIESANEMETNYIVDATKENLPVYSLK; encoded by the coding sequence ATGTCTGTTCCGCAAGGTCATACAACGAATTCCACATTTAAAAATATCCGGGACTGTTCATTTGACGAAAACCATACGTTACATGAATTGAAACACTATTTGCCTTCACAAACTCCGCTGAAAGATTTTATTCACCACAACTCTCTCCATGCATTTCAAAATCTAAAATTTTATGAAGCCATTTTTAAGTCTTCCGGAATATTCGGGTACCAGGTTACTCTCCAACTGAGTGAATACAGGGAATTGTACAAAACAGGACGAATAAAAAATGATATTCTTGAAAGAATTATCACTCAACAAAAAGGACCTGAAAATGCAGAAAAGTGGAAGCAAAACTTAATCTCAAAAGAATATAATACATGTAATTCGCCGAAAATCGGATCATTGAGGTCGAACTGGAAAAGTCAATATAAAATTGACCTTGATTCCTTTGTTCAGCCCCTTCTATTCCGGATTCTTTGCAGCTATCTTGACCAGGGTATTTCCATATGGAATTTCCCTTCCGACAACAAAGGTTTTCTTTCTTCAATAAAAGAATTGGAGAAAAACAGTTTTGCCAGTTTCTTTAAAACAAAAAGAGCCAAAGACCTTCTGTTAAGCGAAGACCACAGCGTTAAAAGTCTGCTCAAAATCATTGTTGGGAACGAATCCTTTTATGAGCAATATTTGTTCGATCAGCAGTTCAGTCATCATGGGTGGTCGGGCATTGTATCTGCAATAGAGGACCTCCCCCATTCGCTGCTTGATCGTAAAAATATTACACTTTATGATCTCATCGTATTCGAACTGCTGCTTGAAATTGACGCGCTTGACAGCCAATTGGGAAAAAACTGGGAACCGATTTGTAACAACCTGCAAAATGAACCTGCGGAATTATTTGCCGAAACTCCGCTTACAGAATTAAATGAGGTTTTTATACTATGGCAGGACGCTTTTGAATGGAGTTATTACGATGAAGTGCTTGCAGGGATTTTATCGGAAAAAAAAAGAACCCCGACAGCTCCTGCTAATAAGTCTTTCCAGGCTATGTTCTGTATTGATGAACGGGAATGTTCACTGCGGCGACATATTGAAAATATTGATCCCGCCTGCGAAACATATGGCACCCCTGGATTTTTCGGGGTTGAATTTTATTTCCAACCCGAAAATGGAAAATTTTATGACAAGCTTTGTCCCGCCCCGGTAACTCCAAAATACCTTGTCAAAGAATATGAAGTGAAAGAAAAAAGGAAGCATGAATTATTGTACACCAATAAAACGCATACACTCCTGACGGGTTTTGTTATTGCCATCTGCCTTGGCATTTGGGCAGGTGTTCAGCTATTCCTGAATATATTCAGGCCAAAGATGAGTCCCGCGATTTCGAATGCATTTACTCACATGCATAAAAATTCAAAACTCATCATTGAAAATAAAAATACAGGGGATCGCGAAAATGATCTGCAGGTAGGATTTACCGTCGAAGAAATGGCGGCAAGGGTTGAAGGTCTTTTACGTGGGATCGGGTTGATCAAAGATTTTGCCCCGATCATTTATGCTGTTGCACATGGTTCAAGCAGTGCTAATAATCCGCACCATGGCGCGCACGACTGCGGCGCCTGCAGCGGAAGACCCGGATCGGTAAATGCAAAAGTGTTTTCTTTTATGGCTAACCATCCTGAGGTAAGAGAGCTGTTGCGGAAGCGGGGGATTGATATACCGGGCGAGACACAATTTGTAGGAAGTTTGCATGACACCGCAGGTGATGAAATGGAGTTCTACGATGAGCAAGTGCTGAACGATACGAACGCGAAAAACCACAAAAAAAACAAACTCGCATTTGAAAGAGCGTTGGACCTGAATGCCAAAGAAAGATCCAGGAGATTTGCCTCTATCAATACGAAAAATAAATTGCAGGTAGTGCGTAAGGCTATTAAGGACAGGTCTGTTTCATTGTTTGAGCCACGGCCGGAACTCGGACACGGAACCAACTCTCTTTGTATTGTGGGAAGCAGGAACATTACGAAGAACCTGTTTTTAGACAGGCGCGCATTTCTGAATTCTTACGATTACAAAACTGATCCTGAAGGTAAAATTCTATCAGGTGTTATGAAGCCACTCGGGCCTGTTTGCGGCGGCATTAATCTTGAATATTATTTTTCAAGAGTGGATAATCATAAGGTCGGCGCGGGAACCAAGCTGCCACACAATGTGATGGGACTAATTGGTGTTGCCAACAGCAGTGATGGCGACCTGAGGGCCGGCCTTCCGTTACAAATGATCGAAGTTCATGATCCTGTCCGTTTATTGATCATTGTTGAACATTTCCCTGCGGTGGTTTTAAAAACAATTCAAGCCGTTCCGGAAATGTATGAATGGTTTATAAACGACTGGGTTCATTTAATTGTTATCGATCCGGAAACCAATAAGTTCAACTACTTTAAAAATGGAGTATTCACAGAGTACATTCCGCTTACAAAAGAAACAGGTGTTGTTAAAGAAATGAATACCCTGATAGAATCGGCCAATGAAATGGAAACCAATTACATTGTAGATGCCACAAAAGAAAATTTGCCCGTTTATTCATTAAAATAA
- a CDS encoding bifunctional SulP family inorganic anion transporter/carbonic anhydrase: MTTAKSGNDIPASIVVFLVALPLSLGVALASGAPLISGVISGIIGGIVVGLLSGSQTSVSGPAAGLTVIVLGCITQLSFDVFLIAVLLSGIIQIIMGVLKTGMIASYVPSNVIKGLLAAIGIILIFKQLPHAVGYDIDAEEDFSFLQRDNENTFSELLKMVNYITPGAIVISTVSVIILFYWDKTPLKKLKNVPASLFIVILGVALNYLFINFFPYLSIESSHLVNIPQLNIDNPQSYLHLPNLEHIKDYRVITAAFTIAAVGSLETLLNIEAVDRIDPHKRESPPNRELVAQGVGNMMAGLWGGIPITSIIVRSSVNINAGNETKLSAVLHGVFMLISVLTLTHVLNLIPLASLAAILLITGYKLTKVPLFKEMYRKGWHQFIPFVVTIIAIVFTDLLVGVLIGLTVSVFYLMHSNYKNPFTMDKDKLHIGEVVRLELADQVSFLNKPSIKDTLWQVPENSKVIIDATYSDFIDNDVLEIIHDYKTTVAPERNIQLNILGLKEKYELSDHIQFVNVLDKKTQQNLSPAEILNLLKAGNERFINGKWNEKYFRHQVNATSMGQNPMAVIISCIDSRTSPEIIFDAGIGDLLIIRIAGNIISPEIIGSIELSVKKIGAKLILVMGHSNCGAVNGAIQQIREGNIGTVTSKIDKAIAKCGHKHSEIDTNNIHIIKEITWMNVENSISEILEQSSYLKNRFLNNEIGIVSSYYDTSSGKVYYSR; this comes from the coding sequence ATGACAACCGCAAAATCCGGGAATGATATTCCGGCAAGTATAGTTGTTTTTCTGGTGGCACTGCCGCTTTCATTGGGGGTGGCTTTGGCTTCCGGCGCGCCTTTGATATCGGGAGTGATTTCCGGGATCATCGGAGGAATAGTTGTTGGCCTTTTAAGCGGCTCACAAACAAGCGTAAGCGGCCCGGCTGCCGGACTTACCGTAATTGTCCTGGGCTGCATCACTCAGTTAAGTTTTGACGTGTTTCTTATTGCTGTTCTATTATCCGGTATAATTCAGATCATTATGGGGGTCTTGAAGACCGGAATGATAGCCAGTTATGTTCCTTCAAACGTTATTAAAGGTTTATTAGCGGCCATAGGTATTATACTTATTTTTAAGCAACTACCTCATGCTGTGGGGTATGATATAGATGCCGAAGAAGATTTTTCATTTTTACAACGTGACAATGAAAATACCTTTTCTGAACTCCTGAAAATGGTAAACTACATTACCCCCGGAGCAATCGTTATCAGCACAGTATCGGTTATCATTTTATTTTATTGGGATAAAACTCCTTTAAAAAAATTAAAAAATGTTCCGGCCTCTCTTTTTATAGTGATCCTGGGAGTAGCGCTCAACTATCTTTTTATTAACTTTTTCCCATACCTGAGTATAGAATCGTCTCACCTGGTTAATATCCCTCAACTCAATATCGACAACCCACAGTCATACCTTCATCTCCCCAACCTTGAACATATAAAAGATTATCGCGTTATAACTGCCGCCTTCACAATTGCCGCTGTAGGGTCATTGGAAACTCTTTTAAACATTGAAGCCGTTGATAGAATAGACCCTCATAAAAGAGAATCTCCCCCTAACCGTGAATTGGTTGCGCAAGGTGTTGGCAATATGATGGCAGGGCTTTGGGGAGGGATCCCTATAACATCTATTATTGTACGAAGCTCGGTAAATATTAACGCCGGAAACGAAACAAAACTATCGGCAGTTCTGCATGGTGTGTTTATGCTCATAAGTGTATTGACATTAACTCACGTATTAAATCTGATACCGCTGGCATCACTGGCCGCTATACTCTTAATAACCGGCTATAAACTTACAAAGGTGCCCTTGTTTAAAGAAATGTACCGGAAAGGCTGGCATCAATTCATTCCATTTGTCGTTACAATTATTGCCATTGTTTTCACCGATCTGTTGGTTGGAGTTTTGATCGGACTTACAGTCAGTGTTTTCTATTTAATGCACAGCAATTACAAGAATCCGTTCACAATGGATAAGGATAAATTACATATCGGCGAAGTGGTACGATTAGAATTAGCTGATCAGGTTTCATTTCTTAATAAACCCTCCATTAAAGATACGCTATGGCAAGTGCCCGAAAATTCAAAAGTGATTATTGATGCGACTTATTCCGACTTTATTGACAACGATGTTTTAGAAATAATACACGATTATAAGACCACGGTAGCTCCTGAACGAAATATTCAATTAAATATATTGGGTCTAAAGGAAAAATACGAATTATCCGATCATATACAATTCGTAAATGTTCTCGATAAAAAAACTCAGCAAAATCTATCACCTGCCGAAATTTTAAACTTACTGAAAGCCGGCAATGAACGATTTATAAACGGCAAATGGAATGAAAAATATTTCCGTCACCAGGTAAATGCCACATCCATGGGGCAAAACCCAATGGCGGTAATTATCAGCTGTATAGATTCAAGAACCTCACCCGAAATAATTTTTGATGCAGGGATCGGGGATCTGCTTATTATCCGGATTGCAGGAAACATCATTAGCCCCGAAATTATCGGGAGCATTGAGCTCTCTGTCAAAAAAATAGGCGCGAAATTAATCCTGGTAATGGGACATTCGAATTGTGGCGCCGTAAATGGGGCTATTCAACAAATACGTGAAGGCAATATAGGAACAGTAACATCCAAAATAGATAAAGCAATTGCAAAATGCGGACACAAGCATTCAGAAATAGACACAAATAACATTCACATTATAAAAGAAATAACGTGGATGAATGTTGAAAATTCCATTTCGGAAATACTGGAACAAAGCAGTTATCTGAAAAACCGGTTTTTAAACAATGAGATAGGGATCGTATCGTCCTATTATGACACCTCTTCCGGAAAAGTATACTACAGCAGATAA
- a CDS encoding carboxypeptidase-like regulatory domain-containing protein: protein MRLKKILLLLFVYLSTIHMYGQTGNETNKPKSDAKGIIQGQLIDSKTGETLPGAIVTIDGTTIAAITDIDGNFHLRNVSPGTYKLNFKLISYATKVVSDITVTGKEARVVNISLDASSSELMEIVVEAKVNRESNVSLIIQQKNNASVSDGISAETIKRTPDRTTSDVLKRVSGTTIQENKFAIIRGLNDRYNFALINGAPLPSSESDRKAFAFDIFPANTLDNIIIVKTGTPDMPGEFAGGIIQLNTKSIPDENKQTVSISGSFNSFTTFKEFQTYKGGKSDWIGVDDGTRALSGSIPTSAGMGSASVDEKARLAKHMSYDWGIISKTAMPNTNFQYSCARNTTIFGKEFGILGALTYQKNFSTNYTIRKDFEGENGDIIVPKVALKDTSYNENTLSSALLNFSYKINQNNLLSFKNLYSINSDDRLTIRAGARDLDQTDKTWERSSARWFTQNMFYSNQLSGDHLVFQNKCKFNWNIAFSNINRTVPALRKNVYQKVAQEESDANTPYVAVIQQNGVSTFGGGNMFFSGSDEQMRSVKYDLSIPSDITKWGIKNTIKIGAYHQLRDRDFTVRSFGFSKYRKGSSIKFVDSLLLLSDNQIFSEANLGQMNLAAPYNGGFKLEESTKISDNYQASSQLHAGYFMLDTRVFEKIRLVWGARVESYNQVFSYIEFGSNSSKHIDTTVIDILPSANVIYSLNEKMNLRFAYYKTVSRPEFRELAPFSFYNFILDNIWNGDPTLKRAEIYNYDFRYEWYPSGVQMISVSAFYKDFINPIETVNRHAVSGAPELYFTNIPKSINYGAELEYRINLGIFTKNDSNILLSNTSLFSNIAFIKSEVDNKNVVGATSRPLQGQSPYVVNGGISFMHPKYDFSISVAYNIVGRRIWIVGNTQEPDIWENPRHVLDFQLTKTFKKKFEMKINARDLLAQNQIFYQDINKNGKADKNTDNYMIETRYAPTCSVSLSYKF, encoded by the coding sequence ATGCGACTTAAAAAAATATTGCTATTACTGTTTGTTTACTTATCCACAATACATATGTATGGACAAACGGGCAACGAAACCAATAAGCCAAAAAGTGATGCCAAAGGAATTATACAAGGGCAGCTGATCGACAGCAAAACAGGAGAAACATTGCCGGGTGCAATTGTAACCATCGATGGTACTACTATAGCCGCAATAACTGATATAGATGGAAATTTTCATTTAAGAAACGTGTCACCCGGGACATATAAATTAAATTTCAAACTTATTTCATATGCTACAAAAGTGGTGAGCGATATAACAGTTACCGGGAAAGAGGCCAGGGTTGTGAATATTTCACTTGACGCCTCAAGTTCAGAATTGATGGAAATTGTTGTGGAGGCAAAAGTAAACAGGGAATCGAATGTTTCACTTATAATACAACAAAAAAATAACGCGTCTGTTTCAGATGGCATTTCCGCCGAAACGATCAAACGAACCCCCGACAGAACAACCAGTGATGTATTGAAACGTGTTAGCGGAACCACTATCCAGGAAAATAAATTTGCAATTATACGCGGGTTAAATGACCGTTATAATTTCGCGTTGATCAATGGCGCTCCTCTTCCCAGCTCCGAAAGCGACAGGAAAGCATTCGCGTTTGACATTTTTCCGGCCAATACGTTAGATAATATTATTATTGTTAAAACCGGAACCCCCGATATGCCGGGTGAATTCGCCGGAGGAATCATTCAGCTGAATACAAAAAGCATACCTGATGAAAATAAACAAACCGTTTCCATCTCCGGTTCATTTAACTCATTCACAACATTCAAAGAATTTCAAACCTACAAGGGCGGAAAATCAGATTGGATAGGAGTTGACGATGGGACAAGAGCGTTATCGGGATCAATACCAACATCCGCTGGAATGGGCAGTGCAAGTGTTGATGAAAAGGCCAGGCTTGCCAAACATATGAGTTATGACTGGGGTATAATTTCAAAAACTGCAATGCCAAATACAAATTTTCAATATAGCTGTGCGCGAAACACAACCATTTTTGGTAAAGAATTCGGCATACTTGGCGCCCTCACCTACCAGAAAAATTTCAGTACAAACTATACAATACGCAAAGACTTTGAGGGAGAGAACGGGGATATCATAGTTCCTAAAGTTGCTTTAAAAGATACCTCTTATAACGAGAACACTTTATCAAGCGCACTTCTTAATTTTTCATATAAAATTAACCAGAATAACCTGTTGAGTTTTAAAAATTTATACAGCATAAACTCCGACGACAGACTCACTATAAGAGCCGGCGCCAGAGATCTTGATCAGACCGACAAAACATGGGAGCGATCATCCGCCAGGTGGTTTACACAAAATATGTTTTACTCAAACCAACTGAGCGGAGACCACCTTGTTTTTCAGAACAAATGTAAATTCAACTGGAACATTGCATTCAGCAATATCAACCGAACAGTTCCTGCTTTAAGAAAGAATGTATATCAAAAGGTAGCCCAGGAAGAAAGCGATGCCAATACTCCTTACGTAGCTGTTATACAACAAAACGGAGTTTCTACCTTTGGAGGCGGAAATATGTTCTTCTCCGGGTCGGATGAGCAAATGCGCAGCGTAAAATATGATCTATCCATTCCTTCTGATATAACAAAATGGGGTATTAAAAACACCATTAAAATAGGTGCCTACCATCAACTCAGGGATCGCGATTTTACTGTCCGGAGCTTTGGATTCTCAAAATACCGGAAAGGCAGCAGCATTAAATTTGTTGACAGCCTGCTGTTGCTGTCCGACAACCAGATCTTCTCTGAGGCTAACCTTGGGCAAATGAACCTCGCGGCACCTTATAACGGAGGATTTAAACTGGAAGAATCCACAAAGATCTCAGATAATTACCAGGCGTCTTCACAATTACATGCGGGTTATTTTATGCTGGATACACGCGTGTTTGAAAAAATCAGGTTAGTGTGGGGCGCAAGGGTCGAATCATACAACCAGGTGTTCAGCTATATTGAGTTTGGAAGCAATTCTTCCAAACACATCGACACCACAGTTATAGACATATTGCCATCTGCCAACGTCATCTATTCATTAAATGAAAAAATGAATCTTCGTTTTGCCTATTACAAAACAGTTTCGAGACCTGAATTCCGTGAGCTGGCACCTTTCTCATTCTACAATTTTATTCTTGACAATATTTGGAACGGCGACCCCACGCTTAAACGTGCCGAAATATATAACTATGATTTCCGGTATGAATGGTATCCATCAGGAGTGCAGATGATCTCCGTCTCAGCCTTTTATAAAGACTTTATTAATCCTATTGAAACCGTTAACAGGCATGCGGTTTCGGGAGCACCAGAATTGTATTTCACCAATATTCCCAAATCAATCAACTACGGTGCGGAGCTGGAATACCGGATCAATCTCGGCATATTCACAAAAAATGATTCCAACATTCTTCTTTCAAATACAAGCCTTTTCTCCAATATCGCTTTTATCAAATCAGAAGTGGATAACAAAAATGTTGTGGGGGCCACCTCCCGACCGCTACAGGGACAATCACCCTATGTTGTCAACGGGGGCATTTCGTTTATGCATCCCAAATATGATTTCAGTATAAGCGTAGCATATAATATAGTCGGAAGACGGATATGGATCGTTGGAAACACACAGGAACCTGATATCTGGGAAAATCCAAGACATGTTTTAGACTTTCAACTGACTAAAACGTTTAAAAAGAAATTCGAAATGAAAATCAATGCGCGCGACCTTCTTGCTCAAAATCAGATTTTCTACCAGGACATTAATAAGAACGGGAAGGCCGACAAGAATACGGACAACTACATGATAGAAACCAGGTACGCTCCTACCTGCTCTGTTTCTCTTTCCTATAAATTTTAA